From Desulfatiglans anilini DSM 4660, one genomic window encodes:
- a CDS encoding methylated-DNA--[protein]-cysteine S-methyltransferase — protein sequence MAGQAVRMIHCWRLRVGRLSVSVASSTLGARRIELSLDSQTPVLVSFRPLFPGSTLIVSRDWNEPLIAAVEASLAGGSPSASLQTDLTLSPFQDTVLRAISRIPFGSTVSYSEVAATLGNPSLARAVGQALKRNPLPIVFPCHRVLAVNGLGGFGGRSPANLAIKRFLLEREGSLETS from the coding sequence ATGGCAGGGCAGGCTGTACGGATGATCCACTGCTGGAGGCTGAGGGTGGGGCGGCTTTCGGTCAGCGTCGCATCGAGCACTCTGGGCGCCAGGCGCATCGAGCTCTCCCTCGATTCCCAAACCCCGGTCCTCGTATCGTTCAGACCCCTCTTCCCGGGTTCTACCCTGATCGTGAGCCGGGATTGGAACGAGCCGTTGATTGCTGCGGTCGAGGCGTCGCTCGCCGGGGGGTCGCCTTCCGCCTCGCTGCAGACGGATTTGACGCTCTCACCTTTTCAGGATACGGTTCTTCGTGCGATCAGCAGAATCCCATTCGGTTCGACGGTGAGTTATTCAGAGGTTGCGGCAACCCTGGGGAACCCCTCACTGGCACGGGCCGTCGGTCAAGCCTTGAAGCGCAACCCGCTCCCGATCGTCTTTCCATGCCATCGAGTCCTGGCTGTCAACGGGCTCGGAGGGTTCGGGGGCAGGTCACCGGCAAACTTGGCAATCAAGCGCTTTCTTCTGGAGCGGGAGGGCTCTCTCGAAACCAGCTAG
- the fabD gene encoding ACP S-malonyltransferase: MSASIAYLFPGQGSQFVGMGRDLFDRYDAVREDIFAKMDEICGKRLSALCFDGPLEELTLTENLQPAVTAVSLACLHALQEAGVAPQMTAGHSLGEYASLVAAGVIAPEDALRLVDMRGRLMQREAVAHPGGMAAVIGLPIDRVEGLVGEVREGQVLAVANHNSAEQIVVTGEMDAVSRAVKGAQALGAKALPLNVSGAWHCSLMEGAVNEFRDFMSAIPFKKPVGKMFFNATGKVEFEPADMKDIMARQLTSPVRWYQIVRGMLEAGVDTFVEVGPKRVLTGLVRKIAGRDEKVRTFSVQDLSSLESFLEAL; the protein is encoded by the coding sequence ATGAGCGCGAGCATCGCTTATCTTTTTCCTGGGCAGGGTTCTCAATTTGTGGGGATGGGGCGCGATCTGTTCGATCGATACGACGCCGTAAGAGAAGACATCTTCGCCAAGATGGACGAAATCTGCGGGAAGCGGCTGTCCGCATTGTGCTTTGATGGTCCGCTCGAAGAACTTACCCTGACAGAAAATCTGCAACCGGCCGTCACCGCCGTGAGTCTCGCCTGCCTCCACGCGCTGCAGGAGGCTGGGGTGGCTCCTCAGATGACCGCGGGACACAGCCTCGGGGAATATGCATCCCTTGTTGCAGCCGGGGTGATCGCCCCGGAGGATGCGCTTCGTCTTGTCGACATGCGGGGGCGGTTGATGCAGCGTGAGGCGGTTGCGCATCCGGGAGGCATGGCCGCCGTCATCGGCTTGCCGATAGACAGGGTCGAGGGTTTGGTTGGCGAGGTGCGCGAGGGTCAGGTGCTGGCTGTGGCGAACCACAACAGCGCCGAACAGATTGTGGTCACCGGCGAGATGGATGCGGTGTCCCGCGCTGTTAAGGGTGCCCAGGCGCTGGGTGCGAAAGCCTTGCCCTTGAACGTCAGCGGTGCCTGGCACTGCTCTTTGATGGAGGGGGCCGTCAATGAGTTCCGGGATTTCATGTCGGCCATACCGTTCAAGAAGCCTGTTGGAAAGATGTTCTTCAATGCAACCGGCAAGGTAGAGTTCGAGCCGGCGGACATGAAGGATATCATGGCTCGGCAGCTGACGAGCCCAGTAAGGTGGTATCAGATTGTGAGGGGGATGCTGGAAGCCGGAGTCGATACCTTTGTGGAGGTGGGGCCCAAGCGGGTCTTGACAGGCCTGGTGCGCAAGATTGCCGGCCGTGACGAGAAGGTCCGCACTTTCAGCGTCCAGGATTTGAGCAGCCTGGAATCTTTCCTGGAGGCCCTCTAG